Proteins encoded together in one Impatiens glandulifera chromosome 1, dImpGla2.1, whole genome shotgun sequence window:
- the LOC124916975 gene encoding transcription factor MYB48-like isoform X1, producing the protein MITYIGLRRTGKSCRLRWVNYLHPGLKRGKMTKQEETLVLELHSKWGNRWSRIARKLPGRTDNEIKNYWRTLMRKNTQEKKQDTIPSSPISNFSSSSSGSNNASSVLIGEGDARSFFDTGGLESIFSPLVFSKGAKEEEETSDMSNVIDDIWKEISLTETTQTQEISPLYYDYAEEGCNFSYQTMPSPIWDKYSPGSLWNINTEESKVFAPTNDQDFAGYNQENVYMID; encoded by the exons ATGATCACATATATAG GTTTGAGAAGAACAGGAAAGAGTTGCAGACTTCGATGGGTAAACTATCTTCATCCCGGTCTCAAGAGAGGAAAGATGACCAAACAAGAGGAGACCCTAGTCCTTGAACTACACTCCAAATGGGGAAATAG GTGGTCAAGAATTGCACGAAAGTTACCAGGTCGTACAGATAACGAGATAAAAAATTACTGGAGGACTCTTATGAGGAAGAATACTCAAGAGAAGAAGCAAGACACAATTCCCTCATCACCTATCTCAAActtctcttcatcatcatctggTAGCAATAATGCTTCCTCGGTTTTAATTGGAGAAGGGGATGCGAGAAGTTTCTTTGATACAGGCGGGTTGGAAAGCATTTTTTCTCCATTGGTTTTCTCGAAGGgggcaaaagaagaagaagaaactagTGATATGAGTAATGTTATCGATGACATATGGAAAGAAATTAGTCTTACAGAAACTACCCAAACTCAAGAAATAAGCCCACTTTACTATGACTATGCAGAGGAAGGATGCAACTTTTCCTACCAAACCATGCCGTCCCCAATATGGGACAAATATTCTCCGGGATCGTTGTGGAATATAAATACCGAAGAGAGTAAGGTTTTCGCACCTACAAACGATCAAGATTTTGCAGGATATAATCAAGAGAATGTGTATATGATTGACTAG
- the LOC124916975 gene encoding transcription factor MYB59-like isoform X2: protein MGQDMKMKMVMMMMKKGPWTEEEDIQLVLFVNLYGDRRWDFIAKVSGLRRTGKSCRLRWVNYLHPGLKRGKMTKQEETLVLELHSKWGNRWSRIARKLPGRTDNEIKNYWRTLMRKNTQEKKQDTIPSSPISNFSSSSSGSNNASSVLIGEGDARSFFDTGGLESIFSPLVFSKGAKEEEETSDMSNVIDDIWKEISLTETTQTQEISPLYYDYAEEGCNFSYQTMPSPIWDKYSPGSLWNINTEESKVFAPTNDQDFAGYNQENVYMID, encoded by the exons ATGGGGCAAGacatgaagatgaagatggtgatgatgatgatgaagaaaggGCCATGGACAGAAGAAGAGGACATTCAACTTGTGCTATTTGTGAATCTCTATGGAGATAGAAGATGGGATTTCATTGCTAAGGTTTCAG GTTTGAGAAGAACAGGAAAGAGTTGCAGACTTCGATGGGTAAACTATCTTCATCCCGGTCTCAAGAGAGGAAAGATGACCAAACAAGAGGAGACCCTAGTCCTTGAACTACACTCCAAATGGGGAAATAG GTGGTCAAGAATTGCACGAAAGTTACCAGGTCGTACAGATAACGAGATAAAAAATTACTGGAGGACTCTTATGAGGAAGAATACTCAAGAGAAGAAGCAAGACACAATTCCCTCATCACCTATCTCAAActtctcttcatcatcatctggTAGCAATAATGCTTCCTCGGTTTTAATTGGAGAAGGGGATGCGAGAAGTTTCTTTGATACAGGCGGGTTGGAAAGCATTTTTTCTCCATTGGTTTTCTCGAAGGgggcaaaagaagaagaagaaactagTGATATGAGTAATGTTATCGATGACATATGGAAAGAAATTAGTCTTACAGAAACTACCCAAACTCAAGAAATAAGCCCACTTTACTATGACTATGCAGAGGAAGGATGCAACTTTTCCTACCAAACCATGCCGTCCCCAATATGGGACAAATATTCTCCGGGATCGTTGTGGAATATAAATACCGAAGAGAGTAAGGTTTTCGCACCTACAAACGATCAAGATTTTGCAGGATATAATCAAGAGAATGTGTATATGATTGACTAG